The proteins below are encoded in one region of Desulfuromonadaceae bacterium:
- a CDS encoding polymer-forming cytoskeletal protein: MKKEASLEKSDIKAFLGPGSQFEGKLHFDEIVRLDGAFRGEIVSKDILIVGETADIQAEVTVGSLVLSGHFKGNIKAAKKVELRTPANVEGSIETPALMIEEGVVFNGSINMKPGNTGATGGAVPEKQEKSRPIEQIRP; encoded by the coding sequence ATGAAGAAAGAAGCCAGTCTCGAAAAAAGCGATATCAAGGCCTTTCTGGGCCCCGGAAGTCAGTTTGAGGGAAAGCTCCATTTTGATGAAATCGTCCGTCTTGACGGTGCATTTCGTGGCGAAATTGTGTCGAAAGACATCTTGATTGTTGGCGAAACGGCAGACATTCAAGCTGAAGTGACGGTTGGCAGTCTGGTGCTGAGTGGTCACTTCAAGGGAAATATCAAGGCGGCCAAAAAGGTTGAATTGCGCACGCCAGCAAACGTTGAGGGCAGTATTGAAACCCCTGCGCTGATGATCGAGGAAGGCGTCGTGTTCAACGGCAGTATCAACATGAAACCGGGCAACACGGGCGCTACTGGCGGCGCTGTCCCTGAAAAGCAAGAGAAAAGCCGCCCGATAGAGCAAATACGTCCTTGA
- a CDS encoding ATP synthase F0 subunit B translates to MISIDWTIILQFVNFLVLMAVLNALLYRPLRKVLAQRKEKIDGSHQRAKDLEAQIEEKMTRYQEQLQAAKVKGSQERAEMRSAATAEEAKLIGAAREEAAQRLLVLKGKVAEEAAVAEKTLRAETEGIAGSIAAKVLGRALA, encoded by the coding sequence GTGATTAGTATTGACTGGACCATCATCCTGCAGTTCGTTAATTTTCTGGTGCTGATGGCAGTGCTCAACGCACTCCTTTATCGCCCGTTGCGCAAAGTTCTTGCGCAGCGTAAAGAGAAAATCGACGGTTCTCACCAGCGCGCCAAGGACCTTGAAGCACAAATCGAGGAAAAAATGACGCGCTACCAGGAGCAGTTGCAGGCGGCCAAGGTAAAGGGATCGCAGGAGCGGGCCGAAATGCGCAGCGCTGCGACTGCCGAAGAAGCAAAGCTGATCGGCGCAGCACGCGAGGAGGCCGCACAGCGACTGCTGGTGCTCAAAGGCAAGGTTGCCGAAGAAGCTGCGGTTGCCGAAAAAACGCTGCGGGCAGAGACCGAAGGGATTGCCGGTTCCATCGCCGCAAAAGTTTTGGGGAGGGCACTGGCATGA
- the atpF gene encoding F0F1 ATP synthase subunit B has product MRSTRTITVFLATLAMSLLCVGAALAAGDANHADAGVLWKDFLYRCFNFALTLGILAYFVTKPIRNGLAGRRDAIATSLAEAEQARHDAEAKFAEYDAKLTSAAAEIDEIYTAIKREAELEREKILASAAESALKIKAEAEKLAENEVVKARIALRQEAVRLAVEIAEDLLKKNVNEQDQKQLVDEYMQQVGELH; this is encoded by the coding sequence ATGAGGAGCACGCGTACAATCACAGTTTTCCTTGCCACGCTGGCGATGAGCCTTCTTTGCGTCGGCGCGGCGCTGGCCGCTGGCGACGCGAACCATGCAGACGCGGGTGTATTGTGGAAGGACTTTCTCTACCGCTGTTTCAATTTCGCCCTGACGCTGGGGATCCTGGCGTATTTTGTGACCAAGCCGATCCGCAACGGACTGGCCGGGCGTCGCGATGCGATTGCCACCAGTCTGGCTGAGGCGGAGCAGGCGCGCCATGATGCAGAAGCCAAGTTTGCTGAGTATGACGCCAAGCTGACCAGTGCTGCGGCAGAGATCGACGAAATTTATACGGCAATCAAGCGCGAGGCCGAACTTGAGCGTGAAAAGATTCTTGCCAGCGCTGCAGAATCGGCCCTGAAAATCAAGGCTGAAGCTGAAAAACTGGCTGAAAACGAGGTCGTCAAGGCCCGTATCGCGCTGCGTCAGGAGGCCGTTCGCCTGGCTGTCGAAATCGCCGAAGACTTGCTGAAAAAGAACGTCAACGAGCAGGATCAGAAACAGCTTGTCGATGAATATATGCAACAGGTAGGAGAACTACATTGA
- the atpH gene encoding ATP synthase F1 subunit delta produces MSASAITKRYARALVELGTERQQVESLGSELSIVGALFADDRLLAQLMESPTFALGKKTAILHDLSDLLKLSADMRKFLGLLLAKSRIGYIQQIATDYRKLADELSGIQRAMVISATALDEVQQQAISTALARQTGKKIEITAESDPALIGGLRVEIDGKVFDGSVKTQLKRIEDTLKKG; encoded by the coding sequence TTGAGTGCCAGTGCAATAACCAAACGATATGCCAGGGCTCTGGTTGAGCTGGGGACGGAACGGCAACAAGTCGAGTCACTCGGGAGTGAGCTGAGCATTGTCGGTGCGCTGTTTGCCGACGATCGCCTGCTGGCGCAGTTAATGGAAAGTCCGACGTTCGCGCTCGGCAAGAAAACCGCGATTCTCCACGATCTGAGCGATTTGCTCAAGTTGTCGGCGGACATGCGCAAGTTTCTCGGACTGCTTCTGGCCAAGTCGAGGATTGGCTACATTCAGCAAATCGCTACAGATTATCGCAAACTGGCGGATGAATTGTCCGGTATCCAGCGCGCCATGGTGATTTCAGCGACAGCGCTTGATGAAGTCCAGCAACAGGCGATCAGTACGGCGCTGGCCAGGCAGACAGGCAAAAAGATAGAGATCACGGCTGAAAGTGACCCGGCATTGATCGGTGGATTGCGTGTCGAAATCGACGGGAAAGTCTTTGACGGAAGTGTAAAAACCCAGTTAAAACGGATTGAAGATACCTTAAAGAAGGGGTGA